The Luteolibacter arcticus genome has a window encoding:
- a CDS encoding dipeptidase: protein MTPELEDLFAFLRFPSISTDSRNAGDVRACAEWLVAKLTGMGLKTSLHPTEGHPIVVAQNEHKPGRKTVLIYGHYDVQPVDPLNLWSNPPFEPVIRDGKIWARGSTDNKGQMLAHILGVEKTLKEKGDLPVNLTFLFEGEEEVGSGNLAPFLRANAELLKCDIIAISDTGMVAPGQPTLSYGLRGIAACEVILRGPARDLHSGIYGGAIRNPATEIARLVATFHDAEGRVQVEGFYEHVKPLEEWEREMWSTLPGTSDDDFLRYSGSSKTHGEAGYTSAERTWARPTAEINGIGGGYQGEGSKTVLPAEAFAKFTFRLVPNQDPADIMEKVKAHLDKHCPPGVSLLYVGGHDGKPFYTDPHSTFGQAAQRALRNAFGKEPVLIREGGSIPIVQAFRDILGTDTLLLGLALADSQIHSPDENFPVENFEAGIRLNQALLEELAK, encoded by the coding sequence ATGACGCCGGAGCTTGAGGACCTGTTCGCCTTCCTTCGTTTTCCCAGCATTTCCACGGACTCGCGGAATGCCGGCGATGTCCGTGCCTGCGCCGAGTGGCTGGTGGCGAAACTGACCGGGATGGGCCTGAAAACCTCGCTCCACCCGACCGAGGGCCACCCCATCGTGGTCGCCCAAAACGAGCACAAGCCGGGCCGCAAAACGGTGCTGATTTACGGCCACTACGACGTCCAGCCGGTCGATCCGCTCAACCTGTGGAGCAATCCACCTTTCGAGCCGGTGATCCGCGACGGCAAGATCTGGGCGCGCGGCTCCACCGACAACAAGGGCCAGATGCTCGCCCACATCCTGGGCGTGGAAAAGACGCTGAAGGAGAAGGGCGATCTGCCGGTGAACCTGACCTTCCTCTTTGAAGGCGAAGAAGAAGTTGGCAGCGGCAATCTGGCACCCTTCCTTCGTGCTAATGCGGAGCTGCTGAAGTGCGACATCATCGCGATCTCCGACACCGGCATGGTCGCCCCGGGCCAGCCGACGCTGAGCTATGGCCTGCGCGGCATCGCGGCCTGCGAGGTGATCCTGCGGGGGCCTGCGCGTGATCTTCACTCGGGCATCTACGGCGGCGCGATTCGCAATCCCGCCACCGAGATCGCCCGGCTCGTCGCCACCTTCCACGATGCCGAAGGCCGCGTGCAGGTGGAGGGCTTCTACGAGCACGTGAAGCCGCTGGAGGAATGGGAGCGCGAGATGTGGTCCACGCTTCCGGGCACCAGTGATGACGATTTCCTCCGCTACAGCGGCTCCTCCAAGACCCACGGCGAAGCCGGCTACACCTCCGCCGAGCGCACCTGGGCCCGCCCGACCGCGGAGATCAATGGCATCGGCGGCGGTTATCAGGGTGAGGGCTCGAAGACCGTCTTGCCCGCGGAAGCGTTCGCGAAGTTCACCTTCCGCCTCGTCCCGAACCAAGATCCCGCGGACATCATGGAGAAGGTGAAGGCGCACCTCGACAAACACTGCCCGCCCGGCGTCTCGCTGCTCTACGTGGGCGGCCACGACGGCAAGCCCTTCTACACCGATCCGCACAGCACCTTTGGCCAAGCCGCGCAGCGTGCGCTGCGGAATGCCTTTGGCAAGGAGCCGGTGCTCATCCGCGAAGGCGGCAGCATTCCGATCGTGCAGGCCTTCCGCGATATCCTCGGGACGGACACGCTGCTGCTAGGTCTTGCGCTCGCCGACTCGCAGATCCACTCGCCGGATGAGAATTTCCCGGTTGAGAACTTCGAAGCGGGTATTCGTCTGAATCAGGCGCTGCTGGAGGAACTCGCGAAGTGA
- a CDS encoding response regulator: MNQAPPIRILVVDDHFVVREGIRSLIRREAGMVVIAEASHGAEGVKMHQLLNPDVTIIDLRMPVMGGVEATTLIRKEAPDAKILVLTSFDGDEDIHAAFEAGASGYLLKHSSGDQVIPAVRALMQGGTWIPPEVGEHLAARQRGEVLSAREKEIVRHLALGEANKEIGAAVGISEQTVKSHVKNILAKLHVRDRTEAVTVALRRGIIHLPER; this comes from the coding sequence ATGAACCAAGCCCCACCGATCCGCATCCTCGTGGTGGACGACCATTTCGTGGTCCGCGAGGGCATCCGCAGCCTGATCCGCCGCGAGGCCGGCATGGTCGTCATTGCCGAGGCGTCGCACGGCGCCGAGGGCGTGAAGATGCACCAGTTGCTCAATCCCGACGTCACCATCATCGACCTGCGCATGCCGGTGATGGGTGGCGTGGAGGCGACGACGCTGATCCGCAAGGAGGCACCGGATGCGAAGATCCTGGTGCTCACCAGCTTCGATGGCGACGAGGACATCCATGCCGCCTTTGAGGCCGGTGCGTCCGGCTACTTGCTGAAGCACAGCTCGGGCGATCAGGTGATCCCGGCGGTGCGGGCGTTGATGCAGGGCGGCACGTGGATCCCGCCGGAAGTCGGCGAGCATCTGGCCGCCCGCCAGCGGGGCGAGGTGCTTTCCGCGCGCGAGAAGGAAATCGTCCGCCATCTCGCGCTGGGTGAGGCGAACAAGGAGATCGGCGCGGCGGTCGGGATTTCCGAGCAGACGGTGAAATCGCACGTGAAGAACATTCTCGCGAAGCTCCATGTGCGTGATCGTACGGAGGCGGTGACCGTGGCGCTGCGTCGCGGGATCATTCACCTGCCGGAGCGGTGA
- a CDS encoding sensor histidine kinase, with the protein MSRFLFILFPLRVLVACGWAAACVGAGAAESTLPKVRELQVMATTGSFTPVTVKTKGIVTWADPAQGKYFQIQDDTGGMRVEFTGADGPKVRDLVEVEGKLERGPYAPVISAATFVVTGTGERPKWENASGGGLLNGEYNGLLVDVHGFVRSAEIVPPNVFVVLLSSGSARITVRVSNGGGMDPKRWIARQVYLRGVAVPVRARSSLRQLVDVEVHGVSPEDFVEIGKEPADPWAKPVMPLHEAFQYRPAVSRSDRIRVRGQVVYHRNGIVFLNDGNSGIAVRGAGADKLKPGDEVEAVGFPDLEDFLPVLSDAVFAPLPSEGVNVQPKPMSIESLQGGLEHAAFVTARGRLLDRLQTPSEDGRGVLVLALNTPRGVFTAELEGEGAGIPNLEEGATLDVSGICLVSVDGVGTPTSFKILVPGPGQVTVVERASFFTVKRLLVMLSVALGVLLAVILFAYLISRRNLRLAAEMRERTAVTAERNRLARDLHDTLEQGLTGIHLRVHSIGPDEADASPETREHLQAVESLVRQCHAEMRQSIWNLRSVALEKFDLAEALERAAKSLTLGSHIRVDVRQSVSGRLPALVEDNLLRIGQEAITNAVKHADASVIAIDLQVTAGRAVLSVADDGGGIRKAAAPGHFGLTGMHERAQRIGGTLRVDSNSQGGTTVEVEVPLHNGHENPKT; encoded by the coding sequence GTGAGTCGTTTCCTGTTCATTCTTTTCCCGCTCCGCGTGCTTGTGGCATGCGGCTGGGCGGCCGCGTGCGTGGGCGCCGGGGCTGCCGAGTCCACGCTGCCGAAGGTGCGTGAGCTGCAAGTGATGGCGACCACCGGGTCCTTCACGCCCGTCACCGTGAAGACCAAGGGCATCGTCACGTGGGCCGATCCGGCGCAGGGAAAATACTTCCAGATTCAGGACGATACCGGCGGGATGCGGGTGGAATTCACCGGTGCCGACGGCCCGAAGGTGAGAGACCTCGTCGAGGTGGAAGGCAAACTTGAGCGGGGTCCCTATGCGCCGGTGATTTCCGCGGCGACCTTTGTCGTCACGGGAACAGGCGAGCGACCGAAGTGGGAGAATGCCTCCGGGGGCGGCCTGCTGAACGGCGAGTACAATGGTCTGCTGGTGGACGTGCACGGCTTCGTCCGCAGCGCGGAAATCGTCCCGCCAAATGTCTTCGTCGTCCTGCTCAGCTCGGGCTCGGCGCGCATCACGGTAAGGGTCAGCAATGGCGGTGGCATGGATCCGAAGCGATGGATCGCCCGCCAGGTTTACTTGCGCGGCGTGGCGGTGCCGGTGCGGGCACGCAGCAGCTTGCGGCAATTGGTGGATGTCGAAGTCCACGGTGTATCGCCCGAGGATTTCGTCGAAATCGGGAAGGAACCGGCCGATCCGTGGGCAAAGCCAGTGATGCCGTTGCACGAGGCTTTCCAATATCGGCCTGCTGTCAGTCGATCGGACCGCATCCGGGTGCGGGGCCAGGTGGTGTATCACCGCAATGGCATCGTCTTTCTCAACGACGGCAACAGCGGCATCGCGGTCCGCGGCGCGGGTGCGGACAAGCTCAAGCCGGGCGATGAAGTCGAGGCGGTGGGCTTTCCAGATCTGGAGGACTTCTTGCCGGTGCTCTCGGATGCGGTGTTTGCGCCACTGCCATCGGAAGGGGTCAATGTTCAGCCCAAGCCCATGTCGATCGAGTCACTGCAGGGCGGGCTTGAGCATGCGGCGTTTGTCACGGCGCGGGGTCGTCTGTTAGACCGGTTGCAGACGCCTTCCGAAGATGGTCGTGGAGTGCTCGTGCTGGCGCTGAATACCCCGCGTGGAGTTTTCACCGCGGAGCTGGAAGGCGAAGGTGCCGGAATCCCGAACCTCGAGGAAGGTGCCACGCTCGATGTCAGCGGCATTTGTCTGGTGAGCGTGGACGGTGTCGGCACCCCGACCTCCTTCAAGATCCTGGTGCCGGGCCCCGGGCAAGTCACCGTGGTGGAGAGGGCCAGCTTCTTCACGGTGAAGCGGCTGCTGGTGATGCTGAGCGTGGCGCTGGGGGTGCTGCTCGCGGTCATCCTTTTCGCTTACCTGATCAGTCGCCGGAATCTCAGGCTGGCGGCGGAGATGCGCGAGCGGACCGCGGTGACGGCCGAGCGCAATCGTCTCGCCCGCGACCTGCACGACACGCTCGAACAAGGGCTGACCGGCATTCACCTGCGCGTGCACAGCATCGGGCCAGATGAGGCCGATGCTTCGCCGGAGACGCGCGAACACTTGCAGGCGGTCGAGTCGCTGGTGCGCCAGTGCCATGCCGAGATGCGCCAATCGATCTGGAACCTGCGGTCGGTGGCCTTGGAGAAGTTCGACCTCGCGGAGGCGCTTGAGCGCGCGGCGAAGTCGCTCACGCTTGGATCTCACATCCGGGTGGATGTTAGACAGAGCGTGTCTGGCCGCTTGCCGGCACTGGTGGAGGACAATCTGTTACGGATCGGCCAGGAAGCGATCACGAATGCGGTGAAGCACGCGGATGCCTCGGTCATCGCTATCGATCTGCAAGTCACTGCGGGGCGGGCTGTCCTTTCCGTGGCAGATGACGGCGGCGGTATCCGCAAGGCCGCGGCACCCGGGCACTTCGGCCTGACCGGCATGCACGAGCGCGCGCAACGCATCGGCGGCACGCTGCGGGTCGATTCGAATTCACAGGGCGGCACCACCGTGGAGGTGGAGGTGCCGCTTCACAACGGTCACGAAAATCCCAAGACATGA
- a CDS encoding HTTM domain-containing protein: MEAAMRPVDGASLAVFRIAFGLLMFFEAVVYLKKGWVRGLCIDPEFHFTFLGFDWVKPWPGAGMTAHFVVLAVTALLVAAGLFYRVAAVVLFLALSHVFLIDAAEYLNHLYLICLIAFLMIFVPAHRLWSLDALRRPAMASGTTPACWLWLMRIQVGIPYFFGGIAKLNGDWLRGEPLGMWLAKRADFPWIGPWLTEKWVAYFFSYAGLILDFAFVPLLLWKRTRLAAYVLVLCFNGLNGWLFDIGVFPWMMVAASLLFFPPNWPRFGRKGREREVSNLSARVSKPILAGMAVYVALQLLSPFRHWLYPGDVAWTEEGHLYSWRMKLRDKQSEVLAFRVRDLKSGHQWEIEPGDFLTDRQKFRMPGQPDLIHQFAIHLAEEYRKEYGMEVEVTVDTKVSLNGRSPAVLIDPALDLAKEPRSLWHKRWILPRAGVWPQ; encoded by the coding sequence GTGGAGGCTGCCATGCGGCCGGTGGATGGGGCCTCGCTGGCGGTGTTCCGGATCGCATTCGGGCTGCTGATGTTCTTCGAGGCGGTGGTCTATTTGAAGAAGGGCTGGGTGCGCGGACTGTGTATCGATCCCGAGTTCCACTTCACCTTCCTGGGCTTCGATTGGGTGAAGCCGTGGCCGGGTGCCGGGATGACCGCGCACTTCGTGGTGCTGGCGGTGACGGCGTTGCTGGTGGCGGCGGGGCTGTTTTACCGGGTGGCGGCGGTGGTGCTGTTTCTCGCGCTGAGCCACGTGTTCCTGATCGATGCGGCGGAGTATCTGAACCACCTCTATCTGATTTGCCTGATCGCCTTCCTGATGATCTTCGTGCCGGCGCACCGGCTGTGGTCGCTCGATGCGTTGAGGCGGCCGGCGATGGCTTCCGGCACCACACCCGCGTGCTGGCTGTGGCTGATGCGGATCCAAGTCGGCATTCCCTATTTCTTCGGCGGGATCGCGAAGCTGAATGGCGATTGGCTGCGCGGTGAGCCGCTCGGCATGTGGCTGGCGAAGCGTGCGGACTTTCCGTGGATCGGCCCGTGGCTGACCGAGAAGTGGGTCGCGTATTTCTTCAGCTACGCCGGGCTGATCCTCGACTTCGCCTTCGTGCCGCTGCTGCTGTGGAAGCGGACGCGGCTAGCCGCTTACGTGCTGGTACTGTGCTTCAATGGGCTGAACGGGTGGCTGTTCGACATCGGGGTCTTTCCCTGGATGATGGTGGCGGCGTCGCTGCTGTTCTTCCCGCCCAATTGGCCGCGCTTCGGGCGGAAGGGAAGGGAACGTGAGGTGAGCAATCTATCAGCGCGAGTTTCGAAGCCCATCCTCGCTGGCATGGCCGTGTATGTGGCGCTGCAGCTTCTGTCGCCATTCCGGCACTGGCTCTATCCGGGCGATGTGGCGTGGACGGAAGAAGGTCACCTCTACTCGTGGCGGATGAAGCTGCGCGACAAGCAATCCGAGGTGCTGGCCTTTCGCGTCCGCGACTTGAAAAGCGGTCACCAGTGGGAGATCGAGCCCGGTGACTTTCTAACAGACCGGCAGAAGTTCCGGATGCCGGGCCAGCCGGATTTGATTCATCAGTTCGCGATCCATCTGGCAGAGGAGTATCGGAAGGAATACGGCATGGAAGTGGAGGTGACCGTGGACACGAAGGTCAGCCTCAACGGGCGCTCTCCGGCGGTCTTGATCGATCCCGCCCTGGACCTCGCCAAGGAACCGCGCAGCCTCTGGCACAAGCGTTGGATCCTGCCTCGCGCGGGTGTGTGGCCGCAATGA